Proteins encoded by one window of Nyctibius grandis isolate bNycGra1 chromosome 15, bNycGra1.pri, whole genome shotgun sequence:
- the UNC13D gene encoding protein unc-13 homolog D: protein MDAASETPAGTLPGEESPEMDLSHRFSKQELALLYEEVLYTIRHRLGKPEHHHVADSQELYAYVQKAFGMDTEEHGVIMQHVKELESPIFCLKATVKEAKGILGKDVSGFSDPYCLLGIEAKSQEPAHPDPRKRMKAVVKDLIPEDQIHRTQVINQTLSPVWDETFILEFEDVETASFHLDMWDSDTVESVRHKLGELTDLHGLKRIFKDARKDKGQDDFLGNVVLRLKDLHCWDDRWHQLEPRTETYPNRGQCHLQFLLTHKKRATTSSRTQPSYTVHRHLLQQLVSYEILQHQAGSIAWDGELSRHASTVLYLHATQKDLSDFHQVMAQWLAYSKLYQSLEFNSNCLLHQITSIEYQWVQERLRPEQKAELAESFQSLLTYGISLIRRYRIIFPLTIPRSTERLQSLLRVLVQMCKMKAFHELCTLRPDLRHMVSSALKSGTTEWFHMKKQHLKPMVKSMEENGKALSRLLVEVVGDLQQCQKIWNKFFINTLKLNVFSIAYLELESLVAEHVQEQLREVDSSMSKPTAESLFQLYMNLQELYRMKDFLPKRDGPLALGNFHQWFKEAVPQWLQKAYTIALERAQRAVQMDQLTPFGEHNKHSTSTVDLSTCYAQIVKTWQQLNWPDPEEAFMIMVKLVEDMCKIALMYCRLIKERAEALSLSEQNEGEAANRLCIVVNNIKQLRLLILKLPSQLDWAQLEQRTGAVIDPQQIQHTLHNQLDSTVSCLDHEVRDVVQALATKLEKGIARHIQELSSSNDNREPEDSIIPLMKFLESELQYLNEHLVQENFKSLLALLWHHTLAVLSAAAGHQVPSTQRYKKLHCALKSLELCFHAEGCGLLLETLHSAAFLSLETHLALCSATSRKLIQKYFSNRIQQQLDTSSEKYGAVTIKALYRPSEQKLRVEVLNAVNLIPLDSNGSSDPFVQLTLEPRHEFPEVVARTTQCKRNELHPLFDEAFDFLIPPEKCRQEGACLLLTVFDYDTLGTNDLEGEAFFPLCHLPGLDADEDQADVGRVPQTRLPLMHPKPTGDEILRLLETRKGDKEAQAFVKLRKQRAKQSKETE, encoded by the exons ATGGATGCTGCCAGCGAGACCCCTGCAGGGACCCTCCCCGGGGAGGAAAGTCCCGAG atGGATCTGTCCCACCGGTTCTCCAAGCAAGAG CTGGCCCTGCTCTACGAGGAGGTCCTCTACACCATCCGGCACCGCCTGGGCAAGCCCGAGCACCACCACGTCGCGGACTCCCAGGAGCTCTATGCCTACGTGCAAAAG GCTTTCGGCATGGACACAGAGGAGCACGGCGTCATCATGCAGCACGTCAAGGAGCTGGAG AGCCCAATTTTCTGCCTAAAAGCAACTGTGAAGGAAGCCAAGGGGATTTTGGGTAAAGACGTCAGTG GGTTCAGCGACCCGTACTGCCTGCTGGGCATCGAGGCCAAGAGCCAGGAGCCGGCCCACCCCGACCCCAGGAAGCGGATGAAGGCTGTGGTCAAAGACCTCATCCCCGAAGACCAGATCCATCGCACGCAAGTCATAAACCAGACCCTCAGCCCTGTGTGGGACGAGACGTTTATCCT GGAGTTTGAAGACGTGGAGACAGCCAGTTTCCACCTGGACATGTG GGACTCGGACACGGTGGAGTCGGTGCGGCACAAGCTGGGCGAGTTGACGGACCTCCACGGCCTCAAACG GATCTTTAAAGACGCTCGCAAAGACAAAGGGCAGGACGATTTCCTGGGGAACGTGGTCCTTCGCCTGAAG gacCTGCACTGCTGGGATGACCGGTGGCACCAGCTGGAGCCACGGACAGAGACGTACCCCAACCGGGGACAGTGTCACCTGCAGTTCCTGCTGACTCACAAGAAG AGGGCCACCACGAGCAGCCGGACACAGCCCAGCTACACTGTCCATCgccacctcctgcagcagctggtgtCCTACGAGATCCTTCAGCACCAG GCCGGCAGCATCGCCTGGGACGGGGAGCTGAGCAGGCACGCCAGCACCGTGCTGTACCTGCACGCCACGCAGAAGGATCTCTCCGACTTCCACCAGGTCATGGC gcagtGGCTGGCGTACAGCAAGCTCTACCAGAGCCTGGAGTTCAACAGCAACTGCCTGCTCCACCAGATCACCAGCATCGAGTACCAGTGGGTGCAGGAGCGCCTGAGGCCGGAGCAG aaagcagagctggctgaGTCCTTCCAGTCCTTGCTGACTTATGGGATCTCCCTCATCAGGAGGTACCGCATCATTTTCCCCCTCACTATCCCAAGGTCCACGGAGAGGCTCCAGTCCCTGCTCCG GGTCCTGGTCCAGATGtgcaaaatgaaagctttcCACGAGCTGTGCACGCTCAGGCCTGACCTCCGCCACATGGTCTCTTCGGCGCTCAAG TCAGGCACTACGGAGTGGTTTCACATGAAGAAGCAGCACCTCAAGCCCATGGTGAAG aGCATGGAGGAGAATGGTAAAGCCTTGTCCAGGCTGCTCGTGGAGGTGGTAGGAGATCTCCAGCAGTGCCAGAAAATCTGGAATAAATTCTTCATCAA CACCTTGAAGTTGAATGTCTTCTCCATCGCCTACCTGGAGCTGGAGAGCCTG GTTGCGGAGCATGTCCAGGAGCAGCTGCGCGAGGTGGACAGCAGCATGTCCAAGCCCACGGCCGAGAGCCTTTTCCAGCTCTACATGAACCTGCAGGAGCTCTATCGGATGAAGGACTTTCTCCCAAAGAG GGATGGACCTTTGGCTCTGGGCAATTTCCACCAGTGGTTCAAGGAAGCCGTACCCCAGTGGCTGCAGAAGGCCTACACCATCGCACTGGAGAGGGCACAGAGAGCTGTCCAGATGGACCAG CTGACCCCTTTTGGGGAGCACAACAAGCACAGCACGTCCACTGTCGACCTGTCCACCTGCTACGCCCAGATCGTGAAGACCTGGCAGCAGCTCAACTGGCCGGACCCTGAGGAAGCCTTTATGATCATGGTGAAGCTGGTGGAG GACATGTGCAAAATCGCCCTGATGTACTGCCGCCTCATCAAGGAGAGGGCTGAGGCTCTGTCGCTGAGCGAGCAGAACGAGGGCGAAGCAGCCAACAGG CTCTGCATCGTGGTGAACAACATCAAGCAGCTGCGGCTGCTGATCCTGAAGCTGCCGTCGCAGCTGGACTGGGCCCAGCTGGAGCAGCGCACAGGGGCCGTCATCGACCCGCAGCAGATCCAGCACACGCTGCACAACCAGCTCGACAGCACTGTCTCCTGCCTGGACCACGAGGTCCGGGATGTGGTGCAAGCCCTGGCCACCAAG CTGGAAAAGGGCATCGCCAGACACATCCAGGAGCTCTCGTCTTCCAACGACAACCGGGAGCCTGAGGAC TCCATCATCCCGCTCATGAAGTTCCTGGAGTCGGAGCTGCAGTATCTCAATGAGCATCTGGTCCAGGAGAACTTCAAAAG CCTCCTTGCTCTCCTCTGGCATCACACCTTGGCCGTGCTCTCGGCAGCCGCGGGGCACCAGGTCCCCTCGACCCAGCGCTACAAGAAGCTGCACTGTGCCCTGAAG AGCCTGGAGCTGTGCTTCCACGCCGAGGGCTgcgggctgctgctggagacccTCCACAGCGCAGCCTTCCTG TCGCTGGAGACCCACCTGGCCCTCTGCTCCGCCACCAGCCGCAAGCTCATCCAGAAGTACTTCAGCAACAGGATCCAGCAGCAG CTGGACACCAGCTCGGAGAAGTACGGGGCCGTGACGATCAAAGCCCTGTACCGCCCTTCGGAGCAGAAACTCCGCGTGGAAGTGCTCAACGCCGTGAACCTCATCCCGCTGGACTCCAACG GCTCGAGTGACCCCTTCGTCCAGCTCACCCTGGAGCCCCGGCACGAGTTCCCCGAGGTGGTGGCTCGGACCACCCAGTGCAAGAGGAACGAGCTGCACCCCCTCTTCGACGAAGCCTTCGACTT CTTGATCCCCCCCGAGAAGTGCCGGCAGGAGGGGGCCTGCCTGCTGCTCACCGTGTTTGACTACGACACGCTGGGGACCAATGACCTGGAGGGCGAAGCCTTCTTCCCCCTCTGCCACCTGCCCGGCCTTGACGCCGACGAGGACCAGGCTGATGTGGGACGGGTGCCCCAGACCCGCCTCCCCCTCATGCACCCCAAACCCACCG GAGACGAGATCCTCCGGCTGCTGGAGACCAGGAAGGGGGACAAAGAGGCTCAGGCCTTTGTTAAGCTCCGCAAGCAACGAGCCAAGCAGTCCAAGGAGACGGAGTGA